The sequence AAGTCCGGGTTCTTGTTGGTCGTCCCGAAGGACGGCAGCCCGCCCACCATCATCTCCAGCTCGACCATCCCGAGCGACGAATTGTTGAAGAGGACGACCTTCACCGGGAGGTCGTACTGCACGAGGGTGAGGAAGTCGCCCATGAGCATCGAGAAACCACCGTCCCCCGACATCGAGACGACCTGCCGGTTCCGGTCGGTGAACTGCGCGCCGATCGCCTGCGGCAGCGCGTTGGCCATCGAGCCGTGCCGGAAGGAGCCGATGATGCGGCGGTGGCCGTTGGGGGTGATGTACCGCGCCGCCCACACGTTGCACATGCCCGTGTCGACCGTGAAGACGGCGTCCTCGGCGGCGATCTCGTCGAGGACGGAGGCGACGTACTCGGGGTGGATCGGGGTGTGCTTCTCGACCTTGCGCGTGTACGCCTTGACGACGCCTTCGAGCGCGTCGGCGTGCTTCTTGAGCATCTTGTCGAGGAAGCGGCGGTTCTCCTTCGGCTTGACGCGCGGCAGCAGGCAGCGCAGCGTCTCGCGCACGTCGCCCCACACCGCGAGGTCGAGCTTGCAGCGGCGCCCGAGGTGCTCGGGGCGGATGTCGACCTGGACGATCTTGACGTCCTTGTCGGGCAGGAAGGGCGTGTACGGGAAGTCCGTGCCGAGCAGGATCAGCAAGTCGCACTCGTTGGTCGCCTCGTAGCAGGCCCCGTAGCCGAGCAGCCCGCTCATGCCGACGTCGTACGGGTTGTCGTACTGGATGTACTCCTTGCCGCGCAGCGCGTGCCCGACCGGGGCCTTGATCTTCTCCGCGAGTTCCATGACCTCGGGGTGCGCGCCCGCCGTCCCTGCGCCGCAGAAGAGCGTGACCCGGTTCGCGCCGTCGATGAGCGCGGCGAGCTTCTCGATCTCGTCGTCGCCGGG comes from Streptomyces sp. Tu6071 and encodes:
- a CDS encoding pyruvate dehydrogenase, which encodes MAKQNVAEQFVDVLVRAGVQRLYGVVGDSLNPVVDAIRRNSAIDWIHVRHEETAAFAAGAEAQITGRLAACAGSCGPGNLHLINGLYDAHRSMAPVLALASHIPSSEIGLGYFQETHPERLFTECSHYSEMISNAAQMPRVLQSAIQHAVGQGGVGVVTLPGDVASHDAPERATEQAMITEQPTVRPGDDEIEKLAALIDGANRVTLFCGAGTAGAHPEVMELAEKIKAPVGHALRGKEYIQYDNPYDVGMSGLLGYGACYEATNECDLLILLGTDFPYTPFLPDKDVKIVQVDIRPEHLGRRCKLDLAVWGDVRETLRCLLPRVKPKENRRFLDKMLKKHADALEGVVKAYTRKVEKHTPIHPEYVASVLDEIAAEDAVFTVDTGMCNVWAARYITPNGHRRIIGSFRHGSMANALPQAIGAQFTDRNRQVVSMSGDGGFSMLMGDFLTLVQYDLPVKVVLFNNSSLGMVELEMMVGGLPSFGTTNKNPDFAAVARAAGAYGVRVEKPKQLESALRDAFAHKGPALVDVVTDPNALSIPPKISADMVTGFALSASKVVLDGGVGRMLQMARSNLRNVPRP